In Candidatus Binatia bacterium, the following are encoded in one genomic region:
- a CDS encoding GNAT family N-acetyltransferase, which translates to MARALAPSGATLDGEGLARFYRHSGVRVAKSESSWWYQAAPRFLLAIPTHRPLSLAPQEASALIRREKLAGLRYMATDSDGGRDSYQIVCDMADYSIEKLSANTRSRVRRGLSRNEIRRISGRELISIAGSAFVETMQRQNRASAAAVEAWKRMLAAADEEPAVEIWTAWHEGAFASYLVTVRIDDTCEFFQARSSNSMLKHYPNNALIHTLTEEMLVKRGVREVTFGIESPEPLDELDTFKLQMGFRKKPVRQRVVFHPALRLALAVAPLRRLLVAAGSRPAADVRLRKAAGILKFAGNEW; encoded by the coding sequence ATGGCACGAGCGCTAGCGCCCTCCGGCGCGACCCTCGACGGGGAAGGGCTCGCGCGCTTCTACCGCCATTCGGGCGTTCGCGTCGCGAAGAGCGAAAGCTCGTGGTGGTACCAGGCCGCACCGCGCTTTTTACTCGCGATTCCGACGCACCGTCCGCTCTCGCTTGCGCCGCAGGAAGCCTCCGCGCTGATCCGACGCGAGAAGCTCGCAGGGCTCCGCTACATGGCCACCGACAGCGACGGTGGGCGCGACAGCTACCAGATCGTCTGCGACATGGCCGACTACAGCATCGAAAAGCTGTCGGCCAACACGCGAAGCCGGGTGCGCCGCGGACTTTCGCGCAACGAGATCCGCAGGATCAGCGGCCGCGAGCTGATCTCCATTGCCGGATCCGCGTTCGTCGAGACGATGCAGCGGCAGAACCGCGCATCGGCCGCCGCAGTCGAGGCGTGGAAGCGCATGCTCGCGGCCGCCGACGAGGAGCCGGCAGTCGAGATCTGGACGGCATGGCACGAGGGAGCCTTCGCCAGCTATCTCGTTACCGTGCGGATCGACGACACCTGCGAATTTTTCCAGGCCCGATCGTCCAATTCGATGTTGAAGCACTATCCGAACAATGCGCTGATCCATACACTGACCGAGGAGATGCTGGTGAAGCGGGGCGTGCGAGAAGTGACGTTCGGGATCGAGTCGCCCGAGCCCCTCGACGAGCTGGACACGTTCAAGCTGCAAATGGGGTTTCGCAAGAAGCCGGTGCGCCAGCGCGTCGTGTTTCATCCGGCGCTGCGTCTTGCGCTGGCCGTTGCGCCGCTGCGGCGCCTGCTCGTCGCTGCGGGGAGCAGGCCGGCGGCAGACGTCCGTCTGCGAAAAGCCGCGGGCATCCTCAAATTCGCAGGGAACGAGTGGTGA
- a CDS encoding alanine racemase, producing the protein MTAQKNADHFVWEPSGKASIDGYDLAELAKKYPTPFYLISQGQLRDNYRRLRQAFSSVEGLETYYSVKSNFESIVLRTLAEEGCGAEISGALDMELARRAGMNPAKVVFDGPVKPEADLRAAIEWGVRFINIESMSEARLISRIATETGRKVRVGLRIDPVLSKPYYDKVISTYKEKFGLPITQAEEAVAEIAKLPGLDFRCIMTHIGSQIFTPGRYLTTLEKIFDLVGRLEKREIHIEEINIGGGYPAQSMRNLRMSRRFVFAQVMERFGRIEKQTSSIDDFGAAISGKYHELVKRTGLSPRLALEPGRCICANAQTVVGNIRIVKNDWVFTDISINDVPENLFFSEWRIVVPGEKPGTKGKAYNVAGPTLATQDVLYFKREVPGASEGRAVCILDAGAYSIARANQFTRPRSAVYAINLDGEIEVVRRPETVEEVLVSQVWPDQQPVRAGKKASAA; encoded by the coding sequence ATGACGGCGCAGAAAAACGCGGACCACTTTGTCTGGGAGCCATCGGGCAAGGCTTCGATCGACGGCTACGACCTGGCAGAGCTGGCAAAGAAGTATCCGACGCCCTTCTACCTGATCTCGCAGGGACAGCTTCGCGACAACTACCGGCGCCTGCGCCAGGCGTTCTCGAGCGTCGAAGGCCTGGAGACCTACTATTCGGTCAAGTCGAACTTCGAGAGCATCGTCCTTCGCACCCTGGCCGAAGAGGGCTGCGGCGCCGAGATTTCCGGCGCCCTGGACATGGAGTTGGCGCGCCGCGCCGGCATGAACCCGGCCAAAGTCGTCTTCGACGGACCGGTCAAGCCCGAAGCTGATCTTCGCGCGGCCATCGAATGGGGCGTGCGCTTCATCAACATCGAGTCGATGTCCGAGGCCAGGCTCATCAGCCGCATTGCGACCGAGACCGGCCGCAAGGTGCGCGTCGGTCTTCGCATCGATCCCGTGCTGTCCAAGCCGTACTACGACAAGGTCATCTCGACGTACAAGGAAAAATTCGGACTGCCGATCACGCAAGCCGAAGAGGCCGTCGCCGAGATCGCCAAGCTGCCGGGGCTCGATTTCCGCTGCATCATGACCCACATCGGGTCGCAGATTTTCACGCCGGGCCGCTACCTGACGACCCTCGAGAAGATCTTCGACCTCGTCGGGCGCCTCGAAAAACGTGAAATCCACATCGAGGAGATCAACATCGGCGGAGGCTACCCTGCGCAGAGCATGCGCAACCTTCGCATGTCGCGCCGCTTCGTGTTCGCGCAGGTCATGGAGCGTTTCGGTCGCATCGAGAAGCAGACGTCGTCGATCGACGACTTCGGCGCGGCGATCTCCGGAAAGTACCACGAGCTCGTCAAGCGCACCGGCCTCAGCCCGCGCCTGGCGCTGGAGCCGGGCCGCTGCATCTGCGCGAACGCGCAGACGGTGGTCGGCAACATCCGGATCGTCAAGAACGACTGGGTGTTCACCGACATCTCGATCAACGACGTGCCGGAAAACCTGTTCTTCTCCGAGTGGCGCATCGTGGTGCCCGGCGAGAAGCCGGGGACCAAGGGCAAGGCGTACAACGTCGCCGGCCCGACGCTCGCAACTCAGGACGTGCTGTACTTCAAACGCGAAGTGCCGGGAGCCTCCGAGGGGCGCGCCGTGTGCATCCTCGACGCCGGCGCCTACTCGATCGCGCGAGCGAATCAGTTCACGCGACCGCGCAGTGCGGTGTACGCGATCAACCTCGATGGAGAAATCGAAGTCGTGCGCCGTCCCGAAACCGTCGAGGAAGTGCTCGTGAGCCAGGTCTGGCCGGACCAGCAGCCGGTTCGGGCGGGGAAGAAGGCGTCGGCGGCCTGA
- the gltB gene encoding glutamate synthase large subunit, with product MREPTSQQPTSQEGKPVGLGSSVVERDACGVGFVANIRGEASHAIIETGIEVLKRLEHRGACGCDSETGDGAGVLMQIPDRLLRECTAELGFTLPPAHRYGVAMCFLPPAPRERQATVLAIESACRRAGLRPLGWRDVPVVIVDAESGQRYVGTVADSKRPHIAQLFVAAERDMEEEELERRLYIARRVAEHAIAAEGGDIAYHGYICSFSCRTIVYKGMLVSSQLDGFFPDLRDPRCESALALIHSRFSTNTLPTWRLAHPFRFLAHNGEINTLRGNINWMTAREKLFSSPVYAGDMAALLPVIAPGQSDSASFDNALELLTRTGRSLSHAITMMIPEAWEKHESMPKERRAFYQYHSSLMEPWDGPASIAFSDGRRIGAVLDRNGLRPSRYLVTRSGMVVMASETGVVDVAPEDILIKDRLQPGRIFCVDLDEKRIVTDDELKLKMSARQPYGVWLKEQGVDLDEQPPAESVDWHVEGAELERLQNLFGYSREDLSVLLSPVALNGQEPVGSMGTDTPLACLSDQPQLVFNYFKQLFAQVTNPPIDPIREELVMSIETAVGRQGNIFEESPQHCRQLRMPHPLLTNEEMAKIREIDANGIRSRTIGILFPAGSGKQGLVAALDRICDEASRAVTDGIEILILSDRGVTEELDPVPSLLAVGAVHHHLIRTGQRMLTGIVLESAEPREVMHFALLAGFGCSAVNPYLAIDTLVDMSEAGNLHGLKEEEAVEHFRKAIGKGLLKTMSKMGISTLASYRGAQIFEAIGLSDEVIERCFAWTASRIRGVGFDVLAREVEMRHERAWRQEVGDDAGLVPGGQYQWRRRGEFHLFNPETIARLQHAVRSGRIENFKAYSRLVNEQDRHLCTLRSLLEFIPADKPLSLDEVEPASEIVKRFKTGAMSFGSISREAHTTLAIAMNRIGGKSNTGEGGEEPWRYEPLPNGDSARSAIKQVASGRFGVTSAYLTNASELQIKMAQGAKPGEGGQLPGHKVDEVIAKTRFSTPGVGLISPPPHHDIYSIEDLAQLIHDLKNANPKARVSVKLVAEVGVGTIAAGVAKAKADVVLISGHDGGTGASPLSSIKHAGIPWELGLAETQQVLVENGLRSRIRIETDGQLKTGRDVAIAALLGADEFGFATAALVSTGCIMMRKCHLNTCPVGIATQDPELRKRFTGEPEHVINFMFFIAEELREIMAKTGFRTVQEMTGHVEKLRIRDGITHWKAKGIDFSPILFKPEVGPEIGISGTESQDHGLEKALDNELIRLAAPALESKKPVRLELPIRNTNRTVCTTLSHEITKRYGEEGLPPYTVQIDFEGSAGQSFAAFLARGVSLTVKGDANDYFCKGMSGGQVVIQPQDGVKFAAEDNIVIGNVALYGATGGEVFIRGRAGERFGVRNSGATAVVEGIGDHGCEYMTRGIVLVLGSTGRNFAAGMSGGIAYVLDEEGTFRSLCNLGMVELTPLDAEEDRRRVHQLLVRHVQYTKSEVAQRLLDEWDTARRGFVKVMPTEYRKVLESMNLDSEAQKLAAV from the coding sequence ATGAGAGAACCGACAAGCCAGCAGCCGACAAGCCAGGAAGGAAAGCCCGTCGGGCTGGGCTCCTCTGTCGTGGAGCGCGACGCCTGCGGCGTCGGCTTCGTCGCGAACATTCGTGGCGAAGCGAGCCACGCGATCATCGAAACCGGCATCGAGGTTCTCAAGCGACTCGAGCACCGCGGCGCGTGCGGCTGCGACTCGGAGACCGGCGACGGCGCCGGCGTCCTGATGCAGATCCCCGACCGTCTTCTTCGCGAGTGCACGGCCGAGCTCGGCTTCACGCTGCCGCCGGCCCACCGCTACGGCGTCGCGATGTGTTTCCTTCCGCCCGCGCCCAGGGAGCGCCAGGCCACGGTGCTCGCGATCGAGTCTGCGTGCCGCCGTGCGGGCTTGCGCCCGCTCGGATGGCGCGACGTGCCGGTGGTCATCGTCGATGCGGAAAGCGGCCAGCGCTACGTCGGCACCGTCGCCGACAGCAAGCGGCCGCACATCGCGCAACTCTTCGTCGCAGCCGAGCGCGACATGGAAGAGGAAGAGCTCGAGCGGCGACTCTACATCGCGCGGCGAGTCGCCGAGCACGCGATCGCTGCCGAGGGCGGCGACATCGCCTACCACGGCTACATCTGCAGCTTCTCGTGCCGCACCATCGTCTACAAGGGGATGCTCGTCTCCTCGCAGCTCGACGGCTTCTTCCCGGACCTTCGCGATCCGCGCTGCGAGAGTGCGCTGGCGCTCATCCACTCGCGCTTCAGCACCAACACGCTGCCGACGTGGCGCCTGGCGCACCCGTTCCGCTTCCTCGCGCACAACGGCGAGATCAACACCCTGCGCGGCAACATCAACTGGATGACTGCGCGCGAAAAGCTGTTTTCCTCGCCGGTCTACGCGGGCGACATGGCTGCGCTGCTGCCGGTGATCGCGCCCGGCCAGAGCGACTCGGCCTCGTTCGACAACGCGCTCGAGCTGCTGACGCGCACCGGCCGCTCGCTGTCCCACGCGATCACGATGATGATTCCCGAGGCCTGGGAGAAGCACGAGTCGATGCCGAAGGAGCGGCGCGCGTTCTACCAGTACCACTCGTCGCTCATGGAACCGTGGGACGGCCCTGCGTCCATCGCGTTCTCCGACGGCCGGCGCATCGGCGCCGTGCTCGACCGCAACGGCCTGCGTCCGTCGCGCTATCTCGTCACCAGGAGCGGGATGGTCGTGATGGCGTCCGAGACCGGCGTCGTCGACGTCGCGCCCGAGGACATTCTGATCAAGGACCGCCTGCAGCCGGGCCGCATCTTCTGCGTCGATCTCGACGAGAAGCGCATCGTCACCGACGACGAGCTCAAGCTGAAGATGTCGGCGCGCCAGCCGTACGGCGTGTGGCTCAAGGAACAGGGGGTCGACCTCGACGAGCAGCCGCCCGCCGAGAGCGTGGACTGGCACGTCGAAGGCGCCGAGCTCGAACGGCTGCAGAACCTGTTCGGGTACTCGCGAGAGGACCTGTCGGTGCTGTTGTCGCCGGTTGCGCTCAACGGGCAGGAGCCGGTGGGGTCGATGGGAACCGACACGCCGCTGGCGTGCCTGTCGGACCAGCCCCAGCTCGTCTTCAACTACTTCAAGCAGCTGTTCGCGCAGGTGACCAACCCGCCGATCGACCCGATCCGCGAAGAGCTGGTGATGTCGATCGAGACCGCGGTCGGTCGCCAGGGCAACATCTTCGAGGAGTCGCCGCAGCACTGCCGGCAGCTTCGCATGCCGCATCCGCTGCTGACCAACGAAGAGATGGCCAAGATCCGCGAGATCGACGCCAACGGCATCCGCAGCCGCACGATCGGGATCCTGTTCCCCGCCGGCAGCGGCAAGCAGGGCCTCGTCGCTGCGCTCGACCGCATCTGCGACGAAGCCTCGCGCGCCGTGACCGACGGCATCGAGATCCTCATCCTGTCGGATCGAGGCGTGACCGAAGAGCTGGATCCGGTTCCGTCCCTGCTGGCGGTCGGCGCCGTGCACCACCACCTGATCCGCACGGGCCAGCGCATGCTGACCGGCATCGTGCTCGAGTCGGCCGAGCCGCGCGAAGTCATGCACTTCGCGCTGCTCGCGGGCTTCGGGTGCAGTGCCGTCAATCCGTACCTCGCGATCGACACGCTGGTGGACATGTCGGAGGCCGGCAACCTGCACGGGCTCAAGGAAGAGGAAGCCGTCGAGCACTTCCGCAAGGCCATCGGCAAGGGCCTGCTCAAGACGATGTCCAAGATGGGAATCTCGACGCTGGCGAGCTACCGCGGAGCGCAGATCTTCGAAGCCATCGGTCTTTCCGACGAAGTGATCGAGCGCTGCTTTGCGTGGACTGCGTCGCGCATTCGCGGCGTCGGCTTCGACGTGCTCGCGCGCGAGGTCGAGATGCGCCACGAGCGCGCATGGCGCCAGGAAGTCGGCGACGATGCCGGCCTCGTTCCCGGCGGCCAGTACCAGTGGCGCCGGCGCGGCGAGTTCCACCTGTTCAACCCGGAGACGATCGCGCGCCTTCAGCACGCGGTGCGCTCGGGGCGCATCGAGAACTTCAAGGCCTACAGTCGCCTGGTCAACGAGCAGGACCGGCACCTGTGCACGCTGAGGAGCCTGCTCGAGTTCATTCCGGCCGACAAGCCTTTGTCACTGGACGAGGTCGAGCCTGCCTCCGAGATCGTCAAGCGATTCAAGACCGGCGCGATGAGCTTCGGCTCCATTTCGCGCGAGGCGCACACGACGCTTGCGATCGCGATGAACCGCATCGGCGGCAAGTCGAACACCGGCGAAGGCGGCGAAGAGCCGTGGCGTTACGAGCCGTTGCCGAACGGCGACAGCGCGCGCAGCGCGATCAAGCAGGTGGCCAGCGGTCGCTTCGGCGTGACCAGTGCCTACCTGACCAACGCGAGCGAGCTGCAGATCAAGATGGCGCAGGGCGCCAAGCCCGGCGAGGGCGGCCAGCTTCCCGGCCACAAGGTGGACGAAGTGATTGCGAAGACGAGGTTCTCGACGCCCGGCGTCGGGCTGATCTCGCCGCCGCCTCACCACGACATCTATTCGATCGAGGACCTGGCGCAGCTGATTCACGACCTGAAGAACGCGAACCCGAAGGCTCGCGTCAGCGTCAAGCTGGTTGCAGAAGTGGGCGTCGGCACGATCGCCGCGGGTGTCGCGAAGGCCAAGGCCGACGTCGTGCTGATCAGCGGTCACGACGGCGGCACCGGTGCGTCGCCGCTGAGCTCGATCAAGCACGCCGGCATCCCGTGGGAGCTCGGACTTGCCGAAACCCAGCAGGTGCTCGTCGAGAACGGCCTGCGAAGCCGGATCCGCATCGAGACCGACGGCCAGCTCAAGACCGGCCGCGACGTCGCGATCGCCGCCCTGCTCGGCGCCGACGAGTTCGGCTTTGCCACGGCAGCGCTGGTGTCGACCGGCTGCATCATGATGCGCAAGTGCCACCTGAACACCTGTCCGGTGGGCATCGCGACGCAGGATCCGGAGCTGCGCAAGCGTTTCACCGGCGAGCCCGAGCACGTGATCAATTTCATGTTCTTCATCGCCGAAGAGCTGCGCGAGATCATGGCGAAGACGGGCTTCCGCACGGTGCAGGAGATGACCGGGCACGTCGAGAAGCTGCGCATCCGCGACGGCATCACGCACTGGAAGGCCAAGGGCATCGATTTCTCGCCGATCCTGTTCAAGCCCGAAGTCGGGCCGGAGATCGGCATCAGCGGCACCGAGTCGCAGGACCACGGGCTCGAGAAGGCGCTCGACAACGAGCTGATCCGCCTTGCGGCTCCCGCGCTGGAGTCGAAGAAGCCCGTGCGCCTGGAGCTGCCGATCCGCAACACCAACCGAACGGTGTGCACGACGCTGTCGCACGAGATCACCAAGCGCTACGGCGAAGAAGGACTGCCGCCGTACACGGTGCAGATCGACTTCGAAGGCTCGGCGGGACAGAGCTTCGCGGCGTTCCTTGCGCGCGGCGTCTCGCTGACGGTAAAGGGCGACGCGAACGACTACTTCTGCAAGGGCATGTCGGGCGGCCAGGTCGTGATCCAGCCTCAGGACGGCGTCAAGTTCGCCGCCGAGGACAACATCGTGATCGGCAACGTCGCCCTGTACGGCGCCACCGGCGGCGAGGTGTTCATCCGCGGCCGCGCCGGCGAGCGTTTCGGCGTGCGCAACAGCGGAGCCACCGCCGTCGTCGAGGGCATCGGCGACCACGGCTGCGAGTACATGACGCGCGGGATCGTGCTGGTGCTCGGGTCTACCGGCCGCAACTTCGCGGCCGGCATGAGCGGCGGCATCGCGTACGTGCTCGACGAGGAAGGAACGTTCCGCTCGCTGTGCAACCTCGGCATGGTCGAGCTGACGCCGCTGGACGCCGAAGAAGACCGGCGCCGCGTGCACCAGCTGCTCGTGCGCCACGTGCAGTACACCAAGAGCGAAGTTGCGCAGCGCCTGCTCGATGAGTGGGACACGGCGCGGCGCGGTTTCGTCAAGGTGATGCCGACCGAATACCGCAAGGTGCTCGAGTCGATGAACCTGGATTCCGAGGCCCAGAAACTCGCGGCCGTCTAG
- a CDS encoding protein phosphatase 2C domain-containing protein has protein sequence MISFHGRSDVGRIRSQNEDSILVLEDLFAVCDGMGGHKAGEVASRMAVATLLQFYGNGDRAKQTPGDSPASAEHLVAAIREANREIRQMAAASEDCFGMGTTVALALVHPQNPRVTYACVGDSRIYLIRNGVIAQLSRDDSWINAAFGAGETPDEAALTSMQHVLVKALGTHDVLDFEVKTHDLQDGDKLLLCSDGLTSMVPDSEILRIVADGNADLESTTADLIGAANKAGGRDNISAVLIHYRE, from the coding sequence ATGATCTCCTTCCATGGTCGCAGCGACGTCGGTCGCATCCGCAGCCAGAACGAGGACTCTATTCTCGTGCTCGAAGACCTGTTCGCCGTCTGCGACGGAATGGGCGGTCACAAGGCCGGTGAGGTCGCATCGCGCATGGCGGTCGCTACCCTGCTGCAGTTCTACGGCAACGGTGACCGGGCCAAGCAGACGCCGGGAGATTCCCCGGCAAGCGCCGAGCATCTGGTTGCAGCCATCCGGGAAGCAAACAGGGAAATCCGGCAAATGGCTGCTGCGTCAGAGGACTGCTTCGGCATGGGAACGACTGTCGCCCTGGCGCTCGTCCACCCGCAGAACCCGCGGGTGACGTATGCATGCGTCGGGGACAGTCGCATCTACCTGATCCGCAATGGTGTGATCGCGCAGCTCAGCCGCGACGATTCCTGGATCAACGCAGCGTTCGGCGCGGGCGAGACCCCGGACGAGGCTGCCCTCACCTCGATGCAGCACGTGCTGGTCAAGGCGCTCGGCACCCACGACGTGCTGGACTTCGAGGTCAAGACCCACGACCTCCAGGACGGCGACAAGCTCCTTCTGTGCTCGGACGGCCTCACCAGCATGGTTCCCGATTCCGAGATTCTTCGCATCGTCGCCGATGGGAACGCCGATCTCGAGTCGACGACGGCAGACCTCATCGGGGCCGCGAACAAGGCGGGCGGGCGTGATAACATCAGCGCCGTCCTCATCCACTACCGTGAATAG
- a CDS encoding protein kinase produces the protein MAEKIGKYEIAEQIGRGGMGWVYKAWDPFGKRFVAIKVISPDGEVNDEMRARFRTEIEAGCKLEHPNIVRIYEVGQEGERVYIVMELLEGQELKGLISQRVELDLEDHLSVMVQLCGGLFYAHNKGIIHRDIKPGNVIVEKDGNTPKLIDFGIAKMAQSSSATRTGFLMGTPKYMSPEQCRGQTSALSDQYSLAVIFYEMLAFRPPFVEDDLIPLLHQISFERPPALLSLNPAVPEALAQIIEKAMSKNPAERYQDLGWMKGELEDLQLRVRYEANQLRDKLKPLTRELNELESAFARRIGTNSSQAASLTPRSVRLETLRKLDDEIVEKLAHLRQQLKRADALEPQVHAAEAMLRDGRTAEVIAACNAVLEQVPEHLLVQGLLKRAKDIEQTRRKQQLARDLIDDARAALDEGDAPLCLSILEQAEEIPPPEDLRSLVNALRATASERIKSAIEQEKRAAAAREAEKQRLDEEAREAERKRFEAEAREIALRQRAQQDERDADQRRREADAAERAKDAGRQPGPSTAVGSNDKTVVQPATIRSEVETRPRPTGPAPLTIAIIAAAALVVGVMAVLVMRVASRNSTVEATKETQKIDAAASAQANADAAR, from the coding sequence ATGGCTGAGAAGATCGGCAAGTACGAGATCGCCGAGCAGATCGGCCGCGGCGGCATGGGCTGGGTCTACAAGGCCTGGGATCCCTTTGGCAAGAGGTTCGTCGCCATCAAGGTCATCTCGCCCGATGGCGAGGTCAACGATGAGATGCGCGCGCGCTTTCGGACGGAGATCGAAGCGGGCTGCAAGCTCGAGCACCCGAACATCGTGCGCATCTACGAGGTCGGCCAGGAGGGCGAGCGCGTCTACATCGTGATGGAGCTTCTGGAGGGCCAGGAGCTCAAGGGCCTCATCTCGCAGCGCGTCGAGCTCGATCTGGAGGATCACCTCTCGGTGATGGTGCAGCTGTGCGGGGGGCTGTTTTATGCGCACAACAAGGGCATCATCCATCGGGACATCAAGCCCGGCAATGTCATCGTCGAGAAGGACGGGAATACCCCCAAGCTGATCGATTTCGGCATCGCCAAGATGGCGCAGTCCTCGTCGGCAACGCGCACCGGCTTCCTGATGGGCACGCCGAAGTACATGTCGCCCGAGCAGTGCCGCGGCCAGACGAGCGCGCTCTCGGACCAGTACTCGCTCGCCGTCATCTTCTACGAGATGCTCGCGTTCCGCCCCCCGTTCGTCGAAGACGACCTGATCCCGCTGCTGCACCAGATCAGCTTCGAGAGACCCCCTGCTCTTCTCTCGCTCAACCCTGCGGTGCCCGAAGCTCTGGCGCAGATCATCGAGAAGGCGATGAGCAAGAATCCGGCCGAGCGTTACCAGGATCTTGGCTGGATGAAAGGAGAACTCGAAGACCTGCAGCTTCGTGTCCGATACGAAGCCAACCAGCTTCGCGACAAGCTCAAGCCGCTGACCAGGGAGCTGAACGAGCTCGAATCGGCATTCGCTCGCCGCATCGGGACGAATTCGTCCCAGGCAGCGAGTCTGACGCCGCGCTCGGTGCGCCTGGAAACCCTGCGTAAGCTCGACGACGAAATCGTCGAAAAGCTCGCGCACCTGCGCCAGCAGCTCAAGCGCGCCGATGCGCTCGAGCCGCAGGTGCATGCCGCCGAAGCGATGCTGCGCGACGGACGCACCGCCGAGGTGATCGCGGCATGCAACGCCGTGCTCGAGCAGGTTCCCGAGCATCTTCTCGTTCAGGGCCTTCTGAAGCGCGCCAAGGACATCGAGCAGACCCGGCGCAAGCAGCAACTCGCGCGGGACCTCATCGACGACGCACGCGCGGCGCTGGACGAAGGCGACGCTCCGCTATGCCTGAGCATCCTCGAGCAGGCAGAAGAGATTCCTCCCCCGGAGGATCTTCGTTCCCTCGTCAACGCGCTTCGAGCCACCGCCAGCGAGCGCATCAAGTCTGCCATCGAGCAGGAGAAGCGGGCAGCCGCAGCTCGCGAAGCCGAAAAGCAGCGACTGGACGAGGAGGCTCGCGAGGCTGAACGCAAGCGCTTCGAGGCGGAAGCCCGGGAGATCGCGCTACGTCAGCGGGCGCAACAGGACGAGCGCGATGCCGACCAGCGCAGGCGAGAGGCGGATGCAGCCGAGCGCGCGAAGGATGCGGGCCGCCAGCCGGGACCCAGCACAGCCGTTGGTTCGAATGACAAGACCGTCGTGCAGCCGGCCACGATCCGCAGTGAAGTGGAGACGCGTCCCAGGCCCACCGGTCCTGCACCGCTTACGATCGCAATCATCGCTGCCGCCGCGCTAGTGGTTGGAGTAATGGCAGTCCTGGTTATGCGAGTTGCCTCGCGCAACTCCACTGTCGAGGCGACGAAAGAGACGCAGAAGATCGACGCCGCGGCCTCTGCGCAGGCCAACGCCGACGCCGCACGCTGA
- a CDS encoding glutamate synthase subunit beta produces MGKITGFLEYPRELPQRRPVHERVRDWREFEAKPSEDVLKTQGARCMDCGVPFCHNGCPLGNIIPDWNDLVWRGRWKEAIEALHSTNNFPEFTGRICPAPCEEACVLNINSDPVAIKLIEKNVIDHAWKAGYVRPQPALVESGRKVAVVGSGPAGLACAQQLARAGHAVTLFERSDRIGGLLRYGIPDFKMEKHLIDRRMEQMEIEGVTFRPSVNVGVDITADELRREFDAVVLSVGATQPRDLPVPGRELDGVHFAMEFLPQQNKRVAGDSDAAAGTLTATDKHVVVIGGGDTGSDCIGTSNRHGAASITQLEIMPEPPASRTADMPWPYWPMIFRTSSSQEEGAARDFAVNTRRFVSEGGKVRAMECVRVEWFTDTDGRRKMRDIPGSEFEIPADLVLIAMGFLGPEKNALVEGLGVSIDERGNVKTADWKTTVDGVFSCGDARRGQSLVVWAIWEGRECARAVDEFLTGQSKLPSTPQLL; encoded by the coding sequence ATGGGCAAGATTACAGGCTTTCTGGAATATCCGCGCGAGCTGCCCCAGCGGCGCCCCGTGCACGAGCGCGTGCGCGACTGGAGGGAGTTCGAAGCCAAGCCCTCCGAGGACGTGCTCAAGACCCAGGGCGCGCGCTGCATGGATTGCGGCGTCCCGTTCTGTCACAACGGCTGTCCGCTCGGCAACATCATTCCCGACTGGAACGATCTCGTGTGGCGCGGTCGCTGGAAGGAAGCCATCGAGGCGCTGCACTCGACGAACAACTTCCCCGAGTTCACCGGCAGGATCTGCCCGGCTCCGTGCGAAGAAGCCTGCGTCCTCAACATCAATTCCGATCCTGTCGCGATCAAGCTGATCGAGAAGAACGTCATCGACCACGCATGGAAGGCCGGCTACGTGCGGCCCCAGCCCGCGCTCGTCGAAAGCGGCAGGAAGGTGGCGGTAGTCGGCTCGGGACCGGCCGGACTGGCTTGCGCCCAGCAGCTCGCGCGCGCCGGCCACGCCGTGACGCTGTTCGAGCGTTCCGACCGCATCGGCGGCCTGCTGCGCTACGGCATCCCCGACTTCAAGATGGAAAAGCACCTGATCGACCGTCGCATGGAGCAGATGGAGATCGAGGGCGTCACGTTCCGGCCGAGCGTCAACGTCGGCGTGGACATCACGGCGGACGAGCTTCGTCGCGAGTTCGATGCAGTGGTCCTTTCCGTCGGTGCGACGCAGCCTCGCGACCTGCCGGTGCCCGGGCGCGAGCTGGACGGCGTGCACTTCGCGATGGAGTTCCTGCCCCAGCAGAACAAGCGCGTGGCCGGCGACTCCGACGCAGCGGCCGGCACGCTGACGGCCACCGACAAGCACGTCGTCGTGATCGGCGGCGGCGACACCGGCTCCGACTGCATCGGCACGTCCAACCGCCACGGCGCCGCCAGCATCACGCAGCTCGAGATCATGCCGGAGCCGCCGGCCAGTCGCACGGCCGACATGCCGTGGCCGTACTGGCCGATGATCTTTCGCACGTCGAGCTCCCAGGAAGAGGGCGCCGCGCGGGATTTCGCGGTCAACACGCGCCGCTTCGTCAGCGAAGGCGGCAAAGTCAGGGCAATGGAGTGCGTGCGGGTCGAGTGGTTCACCGACACCGACGGCCGCAGGAAGATGCGCGACATCCCCGGCTCCGAATTCGAGATTCCGGCCGACCTCGTGCTGATCGCGATGGGTTTTCTCGGTCCCGAAAAGAACGCGCTGGTCGAAGGCCTCGGTGTCTCGATCGACGAGCGCGGCAACGTCAAGACCGCGGACTGGAAGACGACCGTGGACGGCGTCTTCTCGTGCGGCGACGCGCGCCGCGGCCAGTCGCTCGTCGTCTGGGCAATCTGGGAAGGACGCGAGTGCGCACGCGCGGTCGACGAATTCCTCACCGGGCAAAGCAAGCTGCCGTCGACGCCGCAGTTGCTGTGA